The Shewanella sp. NFH-SH190041 genome has a window encoding:
- the flgM gene encoding flagellar biosynthesis anti-sigma factor FlgM has translation MEIRKMTVPVALVNGTKGTPVQAQTQKQNNTTKHGTAASEQSVSHDWHMLEQAHDDLKQTSDFDAEKVAAIRQSLRDGSFDLDIGAISQAMLRQHG, from the coding sequence ATGGAAATCAGAAAAATGACAGTACCGGTAGCTCTGGTCAATGGAACCAAGGGAACCCCGGTCCAAGCTCAGACTCAAAAACAGAATAACACTACAAAACATGGTACTGCAGCTTCTGAGCAATCTGTTAGCCATGATTGGCACATGCTGGAGCAAGCTCACGACGATTTAAAGCAGACCTCGGATTTTGACGCCGAAAAGGTAGCTGCAATCAGACAATCACTGCGTGATGGTAGTTTTGATCTGGATATCGGGGCGATCAGTCAGGCCATGTTACGCCAACACGGGTAA
- a CDS encoding flagellar protein FlgN, with the protein MSSKRELLQQLVRDIRQDITDYQKLKVMLTTQRQLMMHHDNQRLIDHNRQQDQLVAELHCRSARRCQLLVQIGVSADAMGMDKLIKVLPAASGQQFAKFWQQLKQLVIEAQQANEQNGQLLVRQQEMIDSLIASDPLETGTRLTTPYGPA; encoded by the coding sequence ATGTCATCCAAGCGTGAACTGTTGCAACAATTGGTACGAGATATTCGCCAAGATATTACTGATTACCAGAAATTAAAAGTCATGCTGACAACGCAGCGGCAATTGATGATGCACCATGATAATCAGCGTCTGATTGACCATAATCGACAACAGGATCAGTTGGTTGCAGAGCTGCACTGCCGCTCAGCCCGCCGCTGTCAATTGTTAGTTCAGATTGGCGTTAGTGCGGATGCTATGGGCATGGATAAGCTGATTAAAGTGTTGCCGGCTGCCAGTGGTCAACAGTTTGCTAAATTTTGGCAACAGCTTAAGCAGTTGGTGATAGAAGCACAACAAGCCAATGAACAAAATGGGCAATTACTAGTGCGCCAACAGGAGATGATCGATAGCCTGATTGCCAGTGACCCGTTAGAAACGGGTACCCGCCTGACAACGCCTTACGGTCCGGCTTAA
- a CDS encoding flagellar FliJ family protein encodes MNALIRLSEREEDKLKQLGSQRQQLANQIHGMEQQLQLLRQLNDGYLGSSYHNSLLWQNQQQLTGQLEPMDKALARQISLHQVELSRIEKLWRAQLGRLQGLKWLLQHKRDQARTLLARQEQKACDDLAGRRYAG; translated from the coding sequence ATGAACGCCTTAATCCGTCTGTCAGAGCGGGAAGAAGATAAACTGAAACAACTGGGTAGTCAGCGTCAACAGCTGGCTAACCAAATCCATGGCATGGAACAGCAATTACAGCTATTGCGTCAACTTAATGATGGGTATTTAGGTTCCAGCTATCACAACAGCCTACTGTGGCAAAACCAGCAGCAACTGACCGGGCAGTTGGAGCCAATGGATAAAGCATTGGCCAGACAGATTTCACTCCACCAGGTGGAGTTAAGTCGTATAGAAAAACTGTGGCGGGCACAACTCGGCAGATTGCAGGGGCTAAAATGGTTGCTGCAACATAAACGGGATCAGGCCAGAACATTACTTGCACGGCAAGAACAAAAAGCTTGTGATGATCTGGCGGGCAGACGCTATGCCGGTTAA
- a CDS encoding FliI/YscN family ATPase, whose protein sequence is MKTAEIFDWPTVPVAKVYGRLTRVNGLLLEAIGCHLGTGDRALIECQTGTVEAEVVGFHQSTLCLMPISHTTGLMPGARVIPIESSYRIPVGQGLLGRVLDGMGEPMDGLGPLTGVNYVKPSLHTPNPLTRLPITQPLDVGVRAVNALLPVGRGQRLGVFAGPGVGKSVLLGMMTRFTEADIVVVGLIGERGREVREFIEQALGEAGRRRAVVITAPADTPPLMRLRAMRLCHQIACRYRDEGKQVLLLVDSLTRYAQAQREIALSLGEPPATKGYPPSAFAQLPSLVEMAGNGEHDSGTLTAFYTVLAEGDDQQDPVADAARAILDGHFVLSRKLAEAGHFPAIDLNASVSRLASQIADKTQLQQISTIRQLLGRYQEVRELLPLGGYQPGQDQQLDKAVRGYPLIAAFLQQAMDESQNIQASLEQLTELIQVLEQA, encoded by the coding sequence ATGAAGACCGCTGAAATTTTTGATTGGCCAACGGTTCCTGTTGCTAAGGTTTATGGTCGACTGACCCGGGTGAATGGCCTACTGCTAGAAGCGATTGGCTGTCATCTGGGCACCGGAGACCGGGCACTGATTGAATGCCAAACTGGCACAGTGGAAGCCGAAGTAGTCGGCTTTCATCAGTCCACGCTGTGTTTAATGCCCATCAGCCATACCACAGGCTTAATGCCCGGGGCCCGGGTTATTCCCATAGAATCCAGTTACCGTATCCCAGTGGGGCAAGGGCTACTGGGACGGGTATTGGATGGCATGGGTGAACCTATGGATGGCTTGGGACCACTAACAGGGGTCAATTATGTCAAGCCTTCACTGCATACTCCTAACCCCCTGACCCGCCTGCCGATCACCCAGCCTCTGGATGTCGGCGTGCGCGCCGTTAATGCCCTGCTGCCGGTGGGACGAGGACAACGTCTGGGTGTATTTGCTGGCCCTGGGGTGGGTAAGAGTGTGCTGCTCGGTATGATGACCCGTTTTACCGAAGCCGACATTGTCGTCGTGGGGCTGATTGGTGAACGGGGCCGTGAAGTCCGGGAATTTATTGAACAAGCACTGGGTGAAGCTGGCCGCCGCCGCGCCGTGGTAATTACCGCCCCGGCAGATACGCCACCGCTCATGCGACTGCGGGCGATGCGACTGTGCCACCAGATTGCCTGCCGTTATCGGGATGAAGGTAAGCAGGTCTTACTACTGGTTGACTCGCTAACCCGTTATGCTCAAGCACAACGAGAAATTGCCCTTAGTCTAGGTGAGCCGCCTGCAACAAAAGGCTATCCGCCTTCCGCATTTGCGCAACTACCGTCTCTAGTGGAGATGGCAGGTAATGGCGAGCATGATAGTGGCACGCTGACCGCCTTTTATACGGTATTGGCCGAAGGTGATGACCAGCAAGATCCAGTTGCCGATGCCGCAAGAGCGATCCTTGATGGCCACTTTGTGCTTAGCCGTAAATTGGCTGAAGCGGGTCATTTCCCTGCCATCGATCTGAATGCCTCAGTCAGTCGTCTAGCATCACAGATCGCAGATAAAACTCAGCTACAGCAGATCTCAACGATCCGCCAGTTACTGGGACGTTATCAGGAAGTGCGGGAATTACTGCCTCTAGGTGGTTATCAACCTGGACAAGATCAACAGTTAGATAAAGCGGTGAGGGGTTATCCGCTTATCGCTGCATTTCTGCAGCAGGCCATGGATGAAAGTCAAAATATTCAGGCCAGCCTCGAGCAGCTGACCGAATTGATACAGGTATTGGAGCAGGCATGA
- the fliH gene encoding flagellar assembly protein FliH, with protein sequence MANSRWRLDGTYARRHQFAPLQGQAPGLDSGNEGHTGQWQDYQQAFDKGYDEGVNQGYQAGRQNGEEEGKQAGYAAGFHQGRIEGQQQGKMDVDQQLNEIIAPLSALKSLLEDGHNKQILTQQQLIVDLVRRVAHQVIRCELTLQPQQILTLVEETLAALPNDATDIKIHLQPNAVDELKQLAPEKIKDWTLVPDNNITQGGCRILCDQCDADASLETRLNASMDQVEQHIATQMAQESTGETGHEDR encoded by the coding sequence ATGGCAAACTCACGCTGGCGCCTAGATGGCACCTATGCTCGCCGCCACCAATTTGCGCCATTGCAAGGACAGGCGCCAGGTCTAGACAGTGGCAATGAAGGCCATACAGGCCAATGGCAAGATTATCAGCAAGCCTTCGATAAAGGTTATGACGAAGGCGTTAACCAAGGTTATCAAGCTGGTCGTCAGAACGGTGAAGAAGAGGGTAAACAAGCGGGTTATGCCGCCGGTTTCCATCAAGGGAGAATTGAAGGCCAGCAGCAAGGTAAAATGGATGTTGACCAGCAGCTTAATGAAATCATCGCGCCACTCAGTGCGTTGAAATCTCTGCTAGAAGATGGCCATAACAAGCAAATTTTGACTCAGCAACAGCTGATCGTCGATCTGGTGCGCCGCGTAGCCCACCAGGTGATCCGCTGTGAGCTAACCTTGCAGCCGCAGCAGATCCTGACTCTGGTTGAAGAAACGTTAGCAGCACTGCCAAATGATGCCACTGATATCAAGATCCACCTGCAACCTAACGCTGTGGATGAACTGAAACAGTTAGCGCCAGAAAAGATCAAAGATTGGACCTTGGTACCGGATAACAATATTACCCAAGGAGGCTGTCGCATCCTGTGTGATCAATGTGACGCTGATGCCTCCTTGGAGACCCGCTTGAATGCCAGCATGGATCAAGTAGAACAGCATATTGCCACTCAAATGGCTCAGGAGTCCACCGGTGAAACCGGCCATGAAGACCGCTGA
- a CDS encoding flagellar motor switch protein FliG, with amino-acid sequence MDNQEQAAMLLLSMGENGASQVMAHLDRNDVEHLSYKMAHLSAITQHEAEAVLNRFFRRYAEQAGIARASRAYLQKTLDLALGDRVAKSLIDSIYGDEIKTLVKRLEWVDAKLLARELLHEHVQLQAVMLGLLPPETAAQVLQHLPQANQDEVLIRIAQLGELERDVVDELRQLVERCMLMAMEKSHTQVAGVRQVADILNRFEGNREQLMQMIRIYDKRLASDVADNMFDFIILGRQKAEVLQDIIGAVDADTLALALKGIDPELKRTLLDALPKRMSSAIETQSDALGGVPLSQANEARRQIMDTAKEMMENGEIELQLFEEQVVE; translated from the coding sequence ATGGATAACCAAGAGCAAGCAGCTATGCTGCTGCTCAGCATGGGTGAAAATGGCGCCTCTCAGGTCATGGCTCATCTGGACCGCAATGACGTAGAGCACCTGAGCTACAAAATGGCCCACCTGTCCGCCATCACCCAACATGAAGCAGAAGCGGTATTAAACCGCTTCTTCCGCCGTTATGCCGAGCAGGCCGGGATTGCCCGCGCTTCTCGCGCATACCTGCAAAAAACATTGGATTTGGCTTTAGGTGATCGAGTCGCCAAAAGCCTTATCGACTCCATTTATGGTGATGAAATCAAGACCTTGGTTAAGCGTTTGGAGTGGGTTGATGCCAAACTGCTAGCCCGTGAACTGCTCCATGAGCACGTTCAGCTGCAAGCCGTTATGCTCGGCCTGTTGCCACCAGAAACGGCAGCCCAGGTGTTACAGCATCTGCCACAAGCCAACCAGGATGAAGTGCTGATCCGTATTGCTCAGCTTGGTGAACTGGAACGTGATGTGGTTGATGAACTGCGCCAGTTGGTTGAACGCTGCATGCTCATGGCAATGGAAAAGAGCCACACTCAAGTTGCTGGCGTACGTCAGGTTGCCGATATCCTCAACCGTTTTGAGGGTAATCGTGAACAGCTGATGCAGATGATCCGCATCTATGACAAACGACTGGCAAGCGATGTCGCTGACAATATGTTCGACTTTATCATTCTGGGTCGCCAGAAAGCTGAAGTGCTGCAGGACATCATTGGTGCTGTAGATGCTGATACGCTAGCATTGGCACTGAAAGGTATTGATCCTGAATTGAAGCGCACCCTGCTCGATGCCCTGCCAAAGCGTATGTCCTCTGCCATTGAAACTCAGTCCGACGCACTGGGCGGAGTACCATTAAGCCAGGCTAACGAAGCTCGTCGTCAGATCATGGATACTGCCAAAGAAATGATGGAAAACGGTGAAATTGAGCTGCAATTATTTGAAGAACAGGTGGTGGAGTAA
- the fliF gene encoding flagellar basal-body MS-ring/collar protein FliF — MSTSTANSSSTASSAMSGLGAMKDKLSGMFTGPRQVLILAILASVVACVIVLMLWTGSTGYRPLYGDQEHIDSGQIINVLESTGTKYRIDAQTGQILVPENQVGEVRMVLAAHGVKAKMPAAWDEMNKTPIGTSQFMEVAQYRHTLEGELARTIMALNQVRSARVHLAIPKNTLFIRTDPEKPTASVMLDLYAGAKLDPQQVEAIANLVAGSVTGMSPGSVQIVDQAGDYLSADLASNQDITQAKDKQLGYTNELEHNLIKRAENMLTPILGAHNYQVQIAATVNFNQVEETQESLDPKGVVTQENIKSNKSSNTLGVGIPGSLSNTPATAPKNGANGQNNDATDISQQQSRQFSVGKAVRHTRFQQMQLQKMSVSVLVNKDVAGKDGWQPNELNQIGTMVKDAIGFDQARGDTFSISNFTFLPVKKVDFKPLPWWQSIDYPTYLRYLIGGLLGLGLIFFVLRPLVSHLISASGSQSRAKALELSNSSNPQLPGKTNDALAPGNTDSASLTPGQTALSQGALPSPGSPLTVKMEHLALLANDDPARVAEVISHWIRDKDSE, encoded by the coding sequence ATGTCAACCTCAACTGCAAATTCGTCATCTACGGCATCTTCAGCCATGAGTGGTCTTGGTGCGATGAAAGACAAGCTCTCCGGCATGTTTACCGGCCCACGCCAAGTACTGATCTTGGCTATTCTGGCATCGGTTGTGGCCTGCGTGATCGTATTGATGCTGTGGACTGGCTCCACAGGTTACCGTCCACTGTATGGCGATCAAGAGCACATCGATTCCGGCCAAATTATCAACGTACTGGAAAGTACTGGCACCAAATATCGTATCGATGCCCAAACCGGCCAAATTCTGGTACCAGAAAATCAGGTTGGTGAAGTCCGTATGGTGCTGGCCGCCCATGGCGTCAAAGCCAAAATGCCTGCCGCATGGGACGAAATGAACAAAACGCCGATTGGCACTAGCCAATTTATGGAAGTTGCCCAGTATCGTCATACCTTGGAAGGTGAACTGGCTCGCACCATTATGGCGCTGAACCAAGTGCGTAGCGCCCGGGTGCATCTAGCAATTCCGAAGAACACCTTGTTTATCCGTACAGACCCAGAAAAACCAACCGCATCTGTGATGCTGGATCTTTATGCTGGGGCAAAACTGGATCCGCAACAAGTTGAAGCAATTGCAAATCTGGTCGCCGGCAGTGTTACTGGAATGTCTCCGGGTAGTGTACAAATCGTGGATCAAGCTGGTGATTACCTCAGTGCTGATCTAGCCAGTAACCAAGACATCACCCAAGCGAAAGATAAGCAATTGGGCTACACCAATGAATTGGAGCATAACCTGATCAAGCGCGCAGAGAATATGCTCACCCCAATTTTAGGGGCACACAATTATCAGGTACAAATTGCGGCAACCGTCAACTTCAATCAGGTGGAAGAAACCCAAGAATCACTGGATCCTAAGGGTGTTGTCACTCAAGAAAACATCAAATCAAATAAGAGCAGCAATACGCTGGGTGTTGGTATTCCAGGCAGTCTCAGTAATACCCCAGCCACTGCACCGAAAAATGGCGCCAATGGTCAGAATAATGATGCGACCGATATAAGCCAACAGCAAAGCCGTCAGTTCAGTGTTGGTAAGGCCGTACGCCACACCCGTTTCCAACAGATGCAACTGCAAAAAATGTCTGTTTCGGTATTAGTCAATAAAGATGTTGCCGGTAAAGACGGTTGGCAGCCAAATGAGCTAAACCAGATCGGCACCATGGTTAAAGACGCTATCGGCTTTGATCAGGCGCGTGGTGATACGTTCAGCATCAGTAACTTTACCTTTTTACCGGTAAAGAAAGTTGATTTTAAACCTCTGCCATGGTGGCAAAGTATCGATTACCCAACTTACCTGAGATACCTGATTGGGGGATTGTTAGGGTTAGGCCTGATTTTCTTCGTTCTGCGCCCATTAGTTAGCCACCTGATTAGTGCCTCCGGCAGTCAATCAAGAGCCAAGGCGTTGGAGCTAAGCAACAGCTCAAACCCGCAACTTCCCGGTAAAACCAATGATGCACTTGCGCCGGGTAACACAGACAGTGCATCACTGACACCGGGCCAGACTGCGCTCTCTCAAGGGGCACTCCCTTCACCTGGCTCACCATTGACAGTAAAAATGGAACACCTGGCCCTATTGGCCAATGACGACCCCGCCCGGGTTGCCGAAGTTATCAGCCATTGGATAAGAGATAAAGACAGTGAATGA
- the fliE gene encoding flagellar hook-basal body complex protein FliE, translating to MSLSIQTASSQLQHTMQIQGDMAKGLIKPSAMAQDETNPVSFSALMEQKIASVNNDQLVSDALTRAVDTGESDDLVGAMVATQKASLSFDAMMQIRNRLMQAFDDIMKMPI from the coding sequence ATGTCTTTATCAATACAAACCGCATCCAGTCAGCTGCAACACACCATGCAGATTCAGGGGGATATGGCCAAAGGGCTGATCAAGCCATCAGCAATGGCCCAAGATGAAACTAATCCGGTCTCATTTAGCGCACTGATGGAGCAGAAGATTGCTTCCGTTAACAATGATCAGTTGGTTTCAGATGCTCTGACTCGAGCCGTCGATACTGGAGAAAGTGATGATCTGGTAGGAGCTATGGTCGCTACCCAAAAAGCCAGCCTGTCATTTGATGCCATGATGCAGATCCGAAATCGTCTAATGCAGGCGTTCGATGACATCATGAAAATGCCGATTTAA
- a CDS encoding sigma-54 interaction domain-containing protein — protein sequence MELVDQSLVAAAPVSKQLLMLAHRAAITDASILLTGESGTGKEPLARYVHRHSPRADKPFIAVNCAAIPEQILESVLFGHTKGAFTGATHDQPGKFELANGGTLLLDEIGELPLLLQSKLLRVLQEREIERVGSHKTINLDIRIIAATNRDLRQAVKVGQFREDLFYRLDVLPLNIRPLRERREDILPLAEHFIQRHIHLTQGQNCYFSDAAKKLLLSYDWPGNVRELENTIQRALVLRHGQALQAAELGIKPELNQTNIINSEVPLNSSEGLKASKKHAEFQYIIDTLKRFSGHRSRSADALGMTTRALRYKLAQMRDAGVNIDQLLEQASQAA from the coding sequence ATGGAACTAGTCGACCAATCTTTGGTTGCGGCAGCACCGGTAAGTAAACAACTTTTAATGCTAGCGCACCGTGCAGCCATTACCGACGCCAGCATTTTGCTTACTGGTGAAAGCGGCACAGGTAAAGAGCCCTTAGCGCGCTATGTTCATCGCCACTCACCACGAGCAGATAAGCCATTTATTGCGGTCAATTGCGCTGCCATTCCGGAGCAAATTCTGGAGTCGGTACTGTTTGGGCATACCAAAGGCGCTTTTACCGGCGCCACCCATGATCAACCGGGTAAATTTGAACTAGCCAATGGTGGCACATTATTACTGGATGAAATTGGCGAGCTTCCGTTATTACTTCAATCTAAGTTATTGAGAGTTTTACAAGAAAGAGAAATTGAGCGCGTTGGTAGTCATAAAACAATTAATCTAGATATTAGAATTATTGCCGCGACTAATAGAGATTTACGCCAAGCGGTAAAAGTCGGTCAATTTCGGGAAGACCTTTTTTATCGTTTAGATGTTTTACCATTAAATATCCGTCCATTAAGAGAGAGACGGGAAGATATCCTTCCGCTGGCGGAACATTTTATTCAGCGCCATATTCACTTAACCCAAGGACAAAACTGTTACTTCAGTGATGCCGCAAAAAAATTATTACTTAGTTATGATTGGCCGGGGAATGTACGGGAATTAGAAAATACCATTCAACGGGCCTTAGTATTACGTCATGGACAAGCATTACAAGCAGCAGAATTAGGAATTAAACCTGAATTAAATCAAACAAATATTATCAATTCAGAAGTGCCACTTAATTCCAGTGAGGGATTAAAAGCATCAAAAAAACACGCTGAATTCCAATACATTATTGACACTCTGAAACGATTTTCCGGCCACCGTTCCCGCAGTGCCGATGCTTTGGGTATGACCACCCGGGCGCTGCGATACAAACTGGCTCAAATGCGTGATGCCGGAGTCAATATCGATCAGCTCCTAGAACAGGCCAGTCAGGCTGCCTGA
- a CDS encoding OmpA family protein, whose amino-acid sequence MKPAACYLSSLLMLLGFYISPASAEISKFQTPLEQAQWHFSGNAFGCSLSQRIADFGKVRLVAAPGRPTKLELDADWLSNAGATKAWVIPASWNPPFVPKTETNMVWVGFKAYSTAKNVDGFLEGLEQGNSWQINVDAPQRYQAVANAINTSKPVMAFRMCRRNMVPKPFDYVRQRTLLFATSSAQLSPKDETELYYVARYVIADKHIKKVLVDGYADVSNDSLVSLVLSKERSQNVASRLIELGVPPKLIRVFHHGNRSPVAPNTTKADRQLNRRVTIRLVKA is encoded by the coding sequence ATGAAGCCGGCTGCATGTTATTTATCCAGCTTATTGATGTTATTGGGATTTTATATCTCTCCAGCTTCTGCAGAAATATCCAAATTTCAAACACCACTGGAGCAAGCACAATGGCACTTCAGTGGTAATGCTTTCGGCTGTTCTTTATCTCAACGGATTGCTGACTTTGGCAAAGTGCGTTTAGTCGCAGCGCCTGGACGCCCAACCAAGCTAGAACTGGATGCTGACTGGCTCAGTAATGCAGGAGCAACCAAGGCTTGGGTCATCCCAGCCAGCTGGAATCCGCCTTTTGTGCCAAAAACAGAGACCAATATGGTTTGGGTTGGATTTAAAGCCTACTCAACAGCTAAAAATGTTGATGGTTTCCTTGAAGGTCTGGAGCAAGGGAATAGCTGGCAAATCAATGTTGACGCCCCTCAGCGCTATCAAGCAGTAGCCAATGCTATCAATACCAGCAAGCCAGTAATGGCCTTTCGTATGTGCCGCCGAAATATGGTTCCAAAACCATTTGATTATGTTCGTCAGCGCACCTTACTCTTCGCGACTAGCTCTGCGCAATTGAGCCCAAAAGACGAAACTGAGCTCTACTATGTTGCTCGTTATGTCATTGCTGATAAACACATTAAAAAGGTTTTAGTTGATGGTTATGCCGACGTATCAAATGACTCTCTAGTCAGCTTGGTACTGAGTAAAGAACGGTCTCAGAATGTCGCATCCCGACTGATTGAGCTGGGCGTACCACCAAAACTTATCCGCGTGTTTCATCACGGAAATCGCAGCCCAGTAGCCCCGAATACCACCAAAGCTGACCGACAACTTAACCGCCGGGTAACGATTCGTCTAGTCAAAGCGTAA
- a CDS encoding FliM/FliN family flagellar motor switch protein, whose amino-acid sequence MKTTAKARVIKSGAGIPVRPIDLVQEKLARSRLLLKLEQHHQRLLNGINQVLKPLIRQGGAGLSRVSLEPVDECLTACQHHVWFSLSYHRKMLGLWRIDRCTLEQLASSYYGGHSGRLFSPLRGPTQSEFRLDLKLFQAALVALPLQPIDPNALQIEQIAPGIPIDVAACWQMYFADDYPAVPMLFGMTDNLMNLMSDLVQKHEVSADIAPQLEQRLQQIPVRVKLDIGSQHMPVDALSSLNTGDVIPLNLHRRCPVTLGQRPLFYASVHAHEGQLVARLNQDAYQEEELNRG is encoded by the coding sequence ATGAAAACAACAGCCAAAGCTCGGGTTATTAAATCCGGTGCCGGTATTCCTGTAAGACCGATTGATTTGGTTCAGGAAAAACTGGCCCGCAGCCGCCTACTATTGAAATTGGAGCAGCACCATCAGCGCCTGCTTAATGGGATTAATCAGGTACTTAAACCGTTAATCCGTCAGGGCGGAGCCGGACTGAGCCGAGTAAGTCTGGAACCTGTCGATGAATGCTTGACTGCCTGTCAGCACCATGTGTGGTTTTCGCTCAGTTATCATCGCAAGATGCTGGGATTGTGGCGGATTGACCGCTGCACGCTAGAGCAGTTAGCCAGCAGTTATTACGGCGGACACAGCGGAAGATTGTTTTCCCCCCTGAGGGGCCCAACTCAGTCTGAGTTTCGTCTTGATTTGAAGTTATTTCAGGCGGCATTGGTGGCATTACCGTTGCAACCTATTGATCCTAATGCACTGCAAATTGAGCAGATTGCACCCGGGATCCCAATCGATGTTGCGGCTTGCTGGCAGATGTATTTTGCCGATGATTACCCGGCTGTACCCATGCTGTTTGGTATGACAGACAATTTGATGAATCTGATGTCTGATCTGGTACAGAAGCACGAAGTGTCAGCAGATATTGCTCCTCAATTGGAGCAGCGTCTACAGCAGATTCCAGTAAGGGTAAAGTTGGATATTGGTAGTCAACATATGCCAGTTGATGCCTTGTCCTCACTGAATACCGGTGATGTTATCCCGTTAAATTTACACCGTCGCTGTCCGGTTACCCTGGGGCAGCGACCGCTATTTTATGCCAGCGTCCATGCCCATGAGGGTCAGCTGGTTGCCCGTTTGAATCAAGATGCTTACCAAGAAGAGGAATTAAACCGTGGCTGA
- the fliN gene encoding flagellar motor switch protein FliN, producing the protein MAEQNLLNDEDFLLEDELFAEEQAPAARPARGMSFFNQLPVQVSLELASAEMSLGELTRLGQGDVITLDRMVGEPLDIRVNGALLGRGEVVEVNGRYGVRLLEVEAGGVAAMQE; encoded by the coding sequence GTGGCTGAGCAAAACCTGTTAAATGATGAAGACTTTCTGCTGGAAGATGAACTGTTTGCTGAAGAACAAGCTCCAGCGGCTCGTCCTGCCCGTGGTATGTCATTTTTCAATCAGCTGCCAGTTCAGGTCAGCTTAGAATTAGCCAGTGCAGAAATGTCACTGGGTGAACTGACCCGTTTGGGACAGGGTGATGTGATCACCTTGGATCGCATGGTCGGAGAGCCGCTAGATATCCGTGTAAATGGTGCACTGCTTGGTCGCGGTGAAGTGGTTGAAGTCAATGGTCGCTACGGAGTGCGTTTGCTGGAGGTTGAAGCCGGTGGCGTTGCTGCGATGCAGGAATAA
- the fliP gene encoding flagellar type III secretion system pore protein FliP (The bacterial flagellar biogenesis protein FliP forms a type III secretion system (T3SS)-type pore required for flagellar assembly.), with protein sequence MLLMVVGFPAHAADGLTLLTFGDGNHMEKVNIKLEILALMTALGFLPAMLMMMTSFTRIIIVLVILRQALGLQQSPPNKVLIGIAMVLTLFIMRPVGDQIYQQAYVPYDKGQIQLVEMVERASVPLRKFMLAQTRKTDLEQMMRIAQTPDKVTPQQVSFWVLLPAYVLSELQTAFQIGFLLYLPFLVIDLVVASVLMSMGMMMLSPLIISLPFKLMVFVLADGWSMTVSTLTASFG encoded by the coding sequence ATGCTGTTGATGGTGGTGGGCTTTCCAGCTCACGCTGCTGATGGCTTGACCCTATTGACCTTTGGTGATGGTAATCACATGGAGAAGGTCAATATTAAGCTGGAAATTCTGGCGCTGATGACAGCGCTGGGCTTTCTGCCAGCCATGTTGATGATGATGACCAGTTTTACTCGTATCATCATTGTGCTGGTGATTCTGCGCCAGGCGCTGGGATTACAGCAAAGTCCACCTAACAAGGTGTTGATCGGTATCGCCATGGTGCTGACGCTGTTTATCATGCGGCCAGTGGGGGATCAGATCTACCAACAGGCATATGTTCCTTATGATAAAGGCCAGATCCAGTTGGTGGAAATGGTGGAGCGTGCCTCAGTGCCCTTGCGTAAATTTATGCTGGCTCAGACCCGAAAAACGGATCTGGAACAGATGATGCGTATTGCCCAAACACCGGATAAGGTCACACCTCAGCAGGTGTCTTTTTGGGTGTTATTACCGGCTTATGTGTTATCAGAACTGCAAACAGCCTTCCAGATAGGTTTTTTGCTGTATCTCCCTTTCCTCGTTATCGATCTAGTCGTTGCAAGTGTATTGATGTCCATGGGTATGATGATGTTGTCTCCGTTGATTATCTCTCTGCCATTTAAGCTGATGGTATTTGTTCTGGCTGATGGCTGGTCCATGACGGTCAGCACTCTGACGGCCAGTTTTGGATAG